In Xiphias gladius isolate SHS-SW01 ecotype Sanya breed wild chromosome 5, ASM1685928v1, whole genome shotgun sequence, the following are encoded in one genomic region:
- the gpr12 gene encoding G-protein coupled receptor 12, translating to MSEEPPVTPSWLTPDPTAWASGGGGPMDNSTSLGTLPPEDSLPPSQLPLLVNPWDIVLCSSGTLIACENALVVLVIWQNPALRAPMFLLIGSLALADLLAGLGLVLHFTCAYLLRSDSAQLLTVGLVVASFSASVFSLLAITIDRYLSLYYALTYNSERTAAFTYTMLLLLWGLSLCLGLLPVTGVNCLAEEATCSVVRPLTKNNIAVLSVSFLLLFGLMLQLYVQICKIVMRHAHQIALQHHFLAATPHYVTTRKGVSTLAIILGTFAACWMPFTVYSLIADYTYPPLYTYATLVPATYNSVINPVIYAFRNQEIQKALWLVCCGCVPASVAQRARTPSDV from the coding sequence ATGAGTGAAGAGCCACCGGTCACTCCCAGCTGGCTGACCCCTGACCCCACAGCATGGGCCAGCGGAGGCGGGGGACCAATGGACAACAGCACCAGCCTGGGGACATTGCCACCGGAGGACTCCCTCCCACCCAGTCAGCTGCCCCTGCTGGTCAACCCCTGGGACATTGTGCTGTGCTCATCAGGGACTCTGATAGCCTGTGAGAATGCTCTGGTGGTGCTGGTGATCTGGCAAAACCCGGCGCTCAGAGCCCCCATGTTCCTGCTGATAGGCAGCCTGGCGCTGGCTGACCTTCTGGCCGGCCTCGGCCTGGTGCTTCACTTCACCTGTGCCTACTTGCTTCGCTCCGACTCGGCCCAGCTGCTGACCGTGGGCCTGGTGGTGGCTTCCTTCTCCGCATCTGTCTTCAGCCTGTTGGCCATCACTATTGACCGCTACCTGTCGCTGTACTATGCCCTCACCTACAACTCGGAGCGGACAGCAGCCTTCACCTACACCATGCTCCTGCTGCTGTGGGGCCTCTCCCTGTGTCTGGGCTTGCTGCCGGTCACAGGGGTCAACTGCCTGGCAGAGGAGGCTACATGCAGCGTGGTGCGGCCGCTGACGAAGAACAACATCGCTGTGCTGTCCGTCTCCTTCCTGCTGCTCTTTGGCCTCATGCTGCAACTCTACGTGCAGATCTGCAAGATTGTGATGCGCCATGCTCATCAGATCGCCCTCCAGCACCACTTCCTGGCTGCCACACCCCACTATGTCACAACACGGAAGGGCGTGTCAACCCTGGCCATCATCCTGGGTACCTTTGCTGCCTGCTGGATGCCATTCACTGTCTACTCCCTCATTGCTGACTACACCTACCCGCCACTCTACACCTACGCCACGCTGGTGCCTGCCACCTACAACTCCGTCATCAACCCGGTCATCTATGCCTTCAGGAACCAGGAGATCCAGAAGGCGCTGTGGCTGGTGTGCTGTGGCTGTGTGCCTGCCAGCGTGGCCCAGCGCGCAAGGACCCCTAGTGACGTCTGA
- the wasf3b gene encoding wiskott-Aldrich syndrome protein family member 3b, whose protein sequence is MPLVKRNIEPRHLCRGELPEGIGSELECVMNNTLSAIIRQLSSLSKHAEDIFGELFNEANTFYLRANSLQDRIDRLAVKVTQLDSTVEEVSLQDINMRKAFKSSTTQDQQVVSKSSVPNPVREMYNLSDKPPPLNILSPYRDDHKEALKFYTDPSYFFDLWKEKMLQDTEDKRKEKRKQKEQRRCVDGTLQREVKKVRKARNRRQEWNMMALDKELRPDHRHTIHRDRGASSEGSMSPENRGHGTDQHHYPTTMNHAGHAHTYSGPPPSVLAAQMAAGHAARGGGEHDNRGRTLMAYQGGTLGRSHHHQVPLPPPPTEAMNGGSMSLPPVDYSMDGYANTGPPPPPPAPLIPSAQTAFALPPGGQMTPGPMAGVGGYAPPPPAISGAQTAPPPPGPPPPPLPAGASHFTTHKMSSAPAETTVVNDARSDLLAAIRMGIQLKKVQEQQEQQAKREPVGNDVATILSRRIAVEYSDSEDDSELEENDWSD, encoded by the exons ATGCCGCTGGTGAAGAGGAACATTGAGCCCCGTCACCTCTGCCGAGGGGAGCTCCCTGAGGGTATCGGCAGCGAACTAGAGTGTGTGATGAACAACACGCTTTCTGCCATCATCCGTCAGCTCAGCAGCCTGA GCAAACATGCGGAGGACATATTTGGCGAGCTGTTTAACGAGGCCAACACCTTCTACCTGCGTGCCAACTCTCTCCAGGACCGCATTGACCGGCTGGCCGTCAAGGTCACACAGCTGGACTCTACCGTGGAGGAAG TTTCCCTGCAAGACATCAACATGAGGAAAGCCTTCAAGAGCTCTACCACTCAGGACCAGCAGGTGGTGTCCAAGAGCAGTGTGCCCAATCCCGTCAGAGAGATGTACAACCTGAGTGACAAGCCTCCTCCACTCAACATCCTCTCACCGTACAG GGATGACCACAAGGAAGCACTTAAATTCTACACCGATCCCTCGTACTTTTTTGACCTGTGGAAGGAAAAGATGCTCCAGGATACAGAGgacaagaggaaagagaagaggaagcagaAG GAGCAGCGGCGTTGTGTGGATGGGACATTACAGAGGGAGGTGAAGAAGGTCCGCAAGGCGAGGAACCGTCGGCAGGAGTGGAACATGATGGCCCTGGATAAGGAGCTGAGGCCGGACCATCGACATACCATCCACCGTGACAGAGGGGCTTCTTCTGAGGGCTCAATGTCACCAGAGAACAG GGGTCATGGTACTGATCAGCACCACTACCCCACAACCATGAACCACGCTGGACACGCCCACACCTACTCCGGCCCTCCGCCCAGCGTCCTTGCTGCCCAGATGGCTGCAGGACACGCTGCTCGTGGAGGAGGTGAACATGATAACAGGGGCAGGACTTTGATGGCCTATCAGGGTGGGACACTAGGCCGTTCTCATCACCACCAAGTCCCGCTGCCTCCTCCACCCACTGAGGCTATGAATGGTGGCTCTATGTCCCTCCCACCAGTGGACTACAG TATGGATGGCTATGCCAACACTggtcctccccctcctcctccagcccctCTCATCCCTTCCGCCCAGACTGCCTTTGCCTTACCTCCTGGAGGTCAGATGACTCCTGGTCCAATGGCTGGTGTTGGTGGCTACgctccacctccaccagccATATCTGGAGCCCAGAcagctccacctcctcctggtcctccacctcctccccttccaGCTGGTGCCTCCCACTTCACAACCCACAAGATGTCCTCTGCACCTGCTGAGACCACAGTGGTCAATGATGCCCGCAGTGATCTGCTGGCTGCTATACGTATGG GCATCCAACTGAAGAAGgtgcaggagcagcaggagcagcaggcaAAGAGGGAGCCAGTTGGAAACGACGTGGCCACCATCCTGTCGCGACGCATTGCTGTGGAATATTCCGACTCCGAGGATGACTCCGAGTTGGAGGAGAACGACTGGTCGGATTAA
- the cdk8 gene encoding cyclin-dependent kinase 8, translating into MDYDFKVKLTGERERVEDLFEYEGCKVGRGTYGHVYKAKRKDGKDDKDYALKQIEGTGISMSACREIALLRELKHPNVISLQKVFLSHADRKVWLLFDYAEHDLWHIIKFHRASKANKKPLQLPRGMVKSLLYQILDGIHYLHANWVLHRDLKPANILVMGEGPERGRVKIADMGFARLFNSPLKPLADLDPVVVTFWYRAPELLLGARHYTKAIDIWAIGCIFAELLTSEPIFHCRQEDIKTSNPYHHDQLDRIFNVMGFPADKDWEDIKKMPEHSTLMKDFRRNTYTNCSLIKYMEKHKVKPESKAFHLLQKLLTMDPIRRITSEQAMQDPYFLEEPLPTSDVFAGCQIPYPKREFLTEEEPEDKADKKNQQQQQGNN; encoded by the exons ATGGACTATGATTTTAAAGTCAAGCTGACCGGCGAAAGAGAGCGTGTCGAGGACCTGTTTGAGTACGAAGGATGCAAAGTGGGAAGAGGCACCTACGGTCATGTATACAAAGCGAAGAGAAAAGATGG GAAGGATGATAAGGACTATGCCCTCAAGCAGATTGAAGGCACTGGCATCTCCATGTCAGCCTGCAGAGAGATTGCG CTGCTGCGGGAGCTGAAGCACCCCAATGTCATCTCACTGCAGAAGGTTTTCCTGTCACATGCAGACCGTAAAGTATGGCTGCTCTTTGACTACGCCGAACATGATCTCTGG CACATTATTAAGTTCCACAGAGCTTCTAAGGCCAACAAGAAGCCACTGCAGCTGCCTAGAGGAATGGTCAAATCTCTGCTCTACCAGATCCTGGATGGCATCCATTACCTCCACGCCAATTGGGTCCTCCACAGAGACCTT aAACCAGCTAACATTTTAGTGATGGGGGAAGGGCCAGAGAGGGGTAGAGTAAAGATTG CGGACATGGGGTTTGCCCGTCTCTTCAATTCACCGCTGAAGCCTTTAGCCGATCTCGACCCTGTGGTGGTCACTTTCTGGTACAGAGCACCTGAACTACTGCTAGGGGCTCGGCACTACACCAAAGCCATCG ACATCTGGGCGATTGGCTGCATCTTTGCAGAGCTGCTGACATCTGAGCCCATATTCCACTGTCGCCAAGAGGACATCAAGACCAGTAACCCTTACCACCATGACCAACTGGATCGCATCTTTAACGTCATGGGCTTCCCTGCTG ATAAAGACTGGGAGGACATCAAAAAGATGCCAGAACACTCCACGCTGATGAAAGACTTTAGAAGGAACAC ATATACAAACTGCAGCCTTATAAAGTACATGGAAAAACATAAAGTCAAACCAGAAAGCAAAGCATTCCACTTG CTGCAGAAGCTGTTGACGATGGACCCCATCCGTAGAATCACATCGGAGCAGGCCATGCAGGACCCTTACTTTTTGGAAGAGCCCCTGCCCACATCTGA tgtgtttGCAGGCTGCCAGATTCCCTATCCCAAGAGAGAATTCCTAACAGAGGAGGAGCCCGAGGACAAGGCAGACAAA aagaaccagcagcagcaacagggaAACAAC
- the rnf6 gene encoding E3 ubiquitin-protein ligase RNF6 isoform X2: MDPPGGGDERRRQAERLRREEAYYHFINELSEEEYRLMRDSNLLGTPGEVTAEELRQRLDGAKERVSSQPRTEQRSQTTDSGEQQSSSGGTEPGAETSNGDSLLEWLNTFRRTGNATRSGQSGNQTWRAVSRTNPNSGEFRFSLEININHDQPEPGEHNDTVDTAELPVIAPNTTSPSIRATSSFSNPRPSAMSRPAPYPSPRPALSRRMQTRRTRSSNTTLSMSPPALPAPVAPPVAVQRRGATLHSLAPPPTVPNPPLDQTMPSQHQALSAEVEQGRDDMSAPIDCPCVSPQSGTQAPAGGHESRGSRTRSRGRARRAVAGGGVSSRLSRRSRSPLHRIPVVSTTPPSSSGVSGSSIHTVEPGSGTSSVSMETGEAGAEPAALTEPAVETGEREGEAHVVGAGGSAVRRHPTIMLDLQVRRIRPGENRDRDSIASRTRSRARVAENTVTFESDSGGFRRTISRSERAGIRTYVSTIRIPLRRISETGLGEPNSTALRSILRQIMTGFGELSSLMETEADSETVAPSHTDAIGTNSNTSPASRLHTNESSVGQVGTGGVDQEMVGLVGSEEDQGGQARLGGGVVSTTEGRATSRDTNNLVENGTLPILRLAHFFLLNDEEDDEHPRGLTKEQIDNLSTRTYGQASLEGENGRACSVCINEYAQGNKLRRLPCSHEFHIHCIDRWLSENNTCPICRQPILAVHHD; encoded by the exons ATGGACCCTCCTGGTGGGGGAGACGAACGGCGGAGGCAGGCAGAGCGTCTTCGACGGGAGGAGGCATACTATCACTTCATCAATGAATTGAGTGAAGAGGAGTACCGCCTAATGAGAGACAGCAACCTGCTGGGCACCCctg GGGAGGTAACTGCTGAGGAGCTGCGGCAGCGTCTTGATGGAGCAAAAGAGCGTGTTTCATCTCAGCCCCGTACCGAGCAGCGCTCGCAGACTACTGATTCTGGAGAACAGCAGAGCAGTAGCg ggGGCACAGAGCCTGGAGCAGAAACCTCTAATGGTGACTCATTACTGGAGTGGCTGAACACTTTCAGACGTACCGGTAATGCTACTCGCAGTGGGCAGAGTGGCAACCAGACATGGCGTGCTGTCAGTCGGACCAACCCTAACAGTGGAGAATTCCGCTTTAGCTTGGAGATCAACATCAACCACGATCAGCCAGAGCCGGGGGAGCATAATGACACCGTGGACACTGCAGAGCTTCCAGTGATTGCCCCAAATACAACTTCACCCTCTATACGTGctacctcctccttctccaacCCTCGCCCTTCAGCCATGTCAAGGCCAGCTCCGTACCCCTCTCCCCGCCCAGCCCTCAGTAGGAGGATGCAGACACGGCGTACACGCAGCAGCAATACCACTCTTTCGATGAGCCCCCCAGCACTTCCTGCACCAGTGGCCCCCCCAGTTGCTGTTCAGAGGAGAGGTGCCACTTTGCACTCTTTAGCACCACCTCCCACTGTTCCCAACCCTCCCCTTGATCAAACTATGCCTTCCCAACATCAAGCCCTCAGTGCAGAAGTAGAGCAGGGGCGTGATGATATGTCTGCTCCTATAGACTGTCCCTGTGTATCACCCCAGTCTGGGACTCAGGCCCCAGCAGGGGGACATGAATCACGTGGCAGTAGGACTCGATCGCGTGGTCGTGCACGCAGGGCTGTAGCAGGGGGTGGGGTTTCATCCCGCTTATCTAGGCGAAGCCGTTCCCCCTTGCACCGAATACCTGTTGTCAGCACCACTCCACCATCCAGCAGTGGTGTCAGTGGCTCTAGCATCCACACTGTTGAGCCAGGCAGTGGCACAAGctctgtttccatggagacAGGGGAGGCTGGTGCAGAACCTGCAGCTCTTACGGAGCCAGCTGTAGAGACAGGAGAACGTGAGGGTGAAGCGCATGTAGTAGGAGCGGGAGGTTCAGCGGTGCGACGGCACCCAACCATTATGTTGGACCTGCAGGTGAGAAGGATTCGACCTGGTGAAAACCGCGATAGGGACAGCATCGCCAGCAGAACACGCTCACGTGCGCGGGTTGCTGAGAATACTGTCACATTTGAAAGTGACAGTGGTGGATTTAGACGCACCATCTCCCGCTCTGAGCGGGCTGGGATCCGCACCTATGTGAGCACTATCCGGATTCCACTGAGGCGTATCAGTGAGACAGGCCTCGGGGAACCTAACTCCACCGCACTGCGTTCCATTTTGCGCCAGATTATGACTGGATTTGGGGAGCTCAGCTCTCTGATGGAGACAGAGGCTGATTCTGAAACTGTTGCACCTAGCCATACAGATGCTATTGGCACAAATAGTAACACTAGCCCAGCCAGTCGTCTGCATACAAATGAGAGCTCAGTTGGCCAGGTTGGCACAGGTGGGGTAGATCAGGAGATGGTGGGGCTGGTGGGAAGTGAAGAGGACCAGGGTGGGCAGGCCAGACTCGGAGGAGGGGTAGTGAGTACTACAGAAGGACGTGCCAcaagcagagacacaaacaaccTGGTAGAAAATGGTACTTTACCCATCCTGCGGCTGGCACATTTCTTCCTGCTTaatgatgaagaggatgatgaaCACCCTAGGGGCCTGACCAAAGAGCAGATCGACAATTTATCCACACGCACCTATGGTCAGGCCAGCCTGGAGGGAGAGAATGGTCGTGCGTGCAGTGTCTGCATCAATGAGTATGCCCAGGGCAACAAGCTGCGCCGTCTGCCTTGCTCTCATGAATTCCACATCCACTGCATCGACCGCTGGCTCTCTGAAAACAACACCTGCCCCATCTGCAGGCAGCCCATACTTGCAGTACATCATGACTGA
- the rnf6 gene encoding E3 ubiquitin-protein ligase RNF6 isoform X1, producing MDPPGGGDERRRQAERLRREEAYYHFINELSEEEYRLMRDSNLLGTPGEVTAEELRQRLDGAKERVSSQPRTEQRSQTTDSGEQQSSSGEGEETGAGGRRGAGGTEPGAETSNGDSLLEWLNTFRRTGNATRSGQSGNQTWRAVSRTNPNSGEFRFSLEININHDQPEPGEHNDTVDTAELPVIAPNTTSPSIRATSSFSNPRPSAMSRPAPYPSPRPALSRRMQTRRTRSSNTTLSMSPPALPAPVAPPVAVQRRGATLHSLAPPPTVPNPPLDQTMPSQHQALSAEVEQGRDDMSAPIDCPCVSPQSGTQAPAGGHESRGSRTRSRGRARRAVAGGGVSSRLSRRSRSPLHRIPVVSTTPPSSSGVSGSSIHTVEPGSGTSSVSMETGEAGAEPAALTEPAVETGEREGEAHVVGAGGSAVRRHPTIMLDLQVRRIRPGENRDRDSIASRTRSRARVAENTVTFESDSGGFRRTISRSERAGIRTYVSTIRIPLRRISETGLGEPNSTALRSILRQIMTGFGELSSLMETEADSETVAPSHTDAIGTNSNTSPASRLHTNESSVGQVGTGGVDQEMVGLVGSEEDQGGQARLGGGVVSTTEGRATSRDTNNLVENGTLPILRLAHFFLLNDEEDDEHPRGLTKEQIDNLSTRTYGQASLEGENGRACSVCINEYAQGNKLRRLPCSHEFHIHCIDRWLSENNTCPICRQPILAVHHD from the exons ATGGACCCTCCTGGTGGGGGAGACGAACGGCGGAGGCAGGCAGAGCGTCTTCGACGGGAGGAGGCATACTATCACTTCATCAATGAATTGAGTGAAGAGGAGTACCGCCTAATGAGAGACAGCAACCTGCTGGGCACCCctg GGGAGGTAACTGCTGAGGAGCTGCGGCAGCGTCTTGATGGAGCAAAAGAGCGTGTTTCATCTCAGCCCCGTACCGAGCAGCGCTCGCAGACTACTGATTCTGGAGAACAGCAGAGCAGTAGCggtgagggagaggagacaggggCTGGAGGGAGACGAGGGGCAG ggGGCACAGAGCCTGGAGCAGAAACCTCTAATGGTGACTCATTACTGGAGTGGCTGAACACTTTCAGACGTACCGGTAATGCTACTCGCAGTGGGCAGAGTGGCAACCAGACATGGCGTGCTGTCAGTCGGACCAACCCTAACAGTGGAGAATTCCGCTTTAGCTTGGAGATCAACATCAACCACGATCAGCCAGAGCCGGGGGAGCATAATGACACCGTGGACACTGCAGAGCTTCCAGTGATTGCCCCAAATACAACTTCACCCTCTATACGTGctacctcctccttctccaacCCTCGCCCTTCAGCCATGTCAAGGCCAGCTCCGTACCCCTCTCCCCGCCCAGCCCTCAGTAGGAGGATGCAGACACGGCGTACACGCAGCAGCAATACCACTCTTTCGATGAGCCCCCCAGCACTTCCTGCACCAGTGGCCCCCCCAGTTGCTGTTCAGAGGAGAGGTGCCACTTTGCACTCTTTAGCACCACCTCCCACTGTTCCCAACCCTCCCCTTGATCAAACTATGCCTTCCCAACATCAAGCCCTCAGTGCAGAAGTAGAGCAGGGGCGTGATGATATGTCTGCTCCTATAGACTGTCCCTGTGTATCACCCCAGTCTGGGACTCAGGCCCCAGCAGGGGGACATGAATCACGTGGCAGTAGGACTCGATCGCGTGGTCGTGCACGCAGGGCTGTAGCAGGGGGTGGGGTTTCATCCCGCTTATCTAGGCGAAGCCGTTCCCCCTTGCACCGAATACCTGTTGTCAGCACCACTCCACCATCCAGCAGTGGTGTCAGTGGCTCTAGCATCCACACTGTTGAGCCAGGCAGTGGCACAAGctctgtttccatggagacAGGGGAGGCTGGTGCAGAACCTGCAGCTCTTACGGAGCCAGCTGTAGAGACAGGAGAACGTGAGGGTGAAGCGCATGTAGTAGGAGCGGGAGGTTCAGCGGTGCGACGGCACCCAACCATTATGTTGGACCTGCAGGTGAGAAGGATTCGACCTGGTGAAAACCGCGATAGGGACAGCATCGCCAGCAGAACACGCTCACGTGCGCGGGTTGCTGAGAATACTGTCACATTTGAAAGTGACAGTGGTGGATTTAGACGCACCATCTCCCGCTCTGAGCGGGCTGGGATCCGCACCTATGTGAGCACTATCCGGATTCCACTGAGGCGTATCAGTGAGACAGGCCTCGGGGAACCTAACTCCACCGCACTGCGTTCCATTTTGCGCCAGATTATGACTGGATTTGGGGAGCTCAGCTCTCTGATGGAGACAGAGGCTGATTCTGAAACTGTTGCACCTAGCCATACAGATGCTATTGGCACAAATAGTAACACTAGCCCAGCCAGTCGTCTGCATACAAATGAGAGCTCAGTTGGCCAGGTTGGCACAGGTGGGGTAGATCAGGAGATGGTGGGGCTGGTGGGAAGTGAAGAGGACCAGGGTGGGCAGGCCAGACTCGGAGGAGGGGTAGTGAGTACTACAGAAGGACGTGCCAcaagcagagacacaaacaaccTGGTAGAAAATGGTACTTTACCCATCCTGCGGCTGGCACATTTCTTCCTGCTTaatgatgaagaggatgatgaaCACCCTAGGGGCCTGACCAAAGAGCAGATCGACAATTTATCCACACGCACCTATGGTCAGGCCAGCCTGGAGGGAGAGAATGGTCGTGCGTGCAGTGTCTGCATCAATGAGTATGCCCAGGGCAACAAGCTGCGCCGTCTGCCTTGCTCTCATGAATTCCACATCCACTGCATCGACCGCTGGCTCTCTGAAAACAACACCTGCCCCATCTGCAGGCAGCCCATACTTGCAGTACATCATGACTGA